Proteins from a single region of Flavobacterium sp. YJ01:
- the mobA gene encoding conjugal transfer protein MobA → MENEEKKNRKKGGRPAKIDPAVHRYSISFTAEENARFLTLFETSGMHVMAHFITACVFQKGIKTVRIDKATMDYYMRLTSLYSQFRAIGVNYNQVVKILYQKFSEKKASAYLYKLEKQTAEFAVLSKKIIQLTEEFEEKHLKKES, encoded by the coding sequence ATGGAAAATGAAGAAAAAAAGAATAGGAAAAAAGGAGGCAGACCTGCCAAAATAGATCCCGCCGTCCATCGCTATTCGATCAGTTTTACTGCAGAAGAAAACGCTCGCTTTCTGACCCTTTTTGAAACATCAGGAATGCATGTAATGGCGCATTTTATTACAGCGTGTGTTTTTCAGAAAGGTATCAAAACAGTTAGGATTGATAAAGCAACAATGGATTACTATATGCGCTTGACCTCTCTCTATAGCCAGTTTAGGGCAATCGGGGTAAATTATAATCAGGTTGTGAAGATCTTATATCAAAAATTTTCCGAAAAGAAAGCTTCTGCGTATTTGTACAAGTTGGAAAAGCAGACTGCGGAATTTGCTGTTCTGTCCAAAAAAATCATACAGCTCACAGAGGAATTTGAAGAAAAGCATCTGAAAAAAGAGTCTTGA